A genomic window from Kineosporia sp. NBRC 101731 includes:
- the pdxT gene encoding pyridoxal 5'-phosphate synthase glutaminase subunit PdxT yields the protein MSTPVIGVLAVQGDFREHLAVLAGAGVATRAVRRPAELEGLSGIVIPGGESTTIDKLTRIFELREPLQRLLDAGLPAYGSCAGMILLADRVVDTAPGQQTLGGLDMTVRRNAFGRQVDSFEADLDVAGIEGGPVHAVFIRAPWVEEVGPGVEVLARSPEGHAVAVRQGNLLATSFHPEITGDHRVHHLFAQMVTEYAEKARANS from the coding sequence GTGAGCACGCCCGTCATCGGGGTTCTCGCTGTCCAGGGCGATTTTCGTGAGCACCTCGCCGTGCTCGCCGGCGCGGGGGTGGCGACCCGCGCCGTGCGCCGGCCCGCCGAGCTGGAGGGCCTGTCCGGCATCGTGATCCCCGGCGGGGAGTCGACCACGATCGACAAGCTCACCCGGATCTTCGAGCTGCGCGAACCACTGCAGAGGCTTTTGGACGCGGGTCTGCCCGCCTACGGTTCGTGCGCCGGGATGATCCTGCTGGCCGACCGGGTGGTCGACACCGCCCCCGGTCAGCAGACTCTCGGTGGCCTCGACATGACGGTGCGGCGCAACGCCTTCGGGCGCCAGGTCGACTCGTTCGAGGCCGACCTGGACGTCGCCGGGATCGAGGGCGGCCCGGTGCATGCCGTCTTCATCCGGGCGCCCTGGGTGGAGGAGGTCGGGCCCGGGGTGGAGGTGCTCGCCCGCTCGCCCGAGGGGCACGCGGTCGCGGTCCGGCAGGGCAACCTGCTCGCCACCTCGTTCCACCCGGAGATCACCGGTGACCACCGCGTCCACCATCTGTTCGCGCAGATGGTGACCGAGTATGCGGAGAAGGCCCGCGCGAACAGCTGA
- a CDS encoding MFS transporter, translating to MPDLSTRRRFLVLAICCLSLLIVGLETTVLNVALPSLQQDLGASVSGLQWALDSYTLVLSSLLMLSGSTGDRIGRRRTFQTGLAIFVLASLLCSLAPNLGWLIAFRMLQGVGASMLNPVALSIVTNTFPDRQERARAIGVWSAVVGVSIALGPILGGFLVETVGWRWIFIINIPIGLLAIGLTALFVPESKAARARRIDPVGQLLVVLTLATLVYAIIEVPHRGWSSPLVVGLLVVAAVSAVSLVLYEKRRAEPLLDVRFFRSAQFSGATLIAVCAFAAFSGCLFVNTLYLQNDLDLTPFRAGLYLLPMAVVVMVLAPISGRMVASYGTRPSLVLGGLGMTAGTLTLTFVDPSQSLAVLFLAYGLFGVGFGMLNAPITATAVSGMPPSQAGLAAAVTSTSRQVGTAIGVAVVGSVYTARLGSVPDAVSRVDAAHAGFWVVAGCAALALVVGWGSSGAWARRSAERAAARLTTDLSPPVPPVTDRPDGATAPAVR from the coding sequence ATGCCCGACCTGAGTACCCGCCGCCGCTTCCTGGTGCTGGCGATCTGCTGCCTGAGCCTGCTGATCGTCGGACTCGAGACCACGGTGCTGAACGTGGCCCTGCCCTCGCTGCAGCAAGACCTCGGCGCCTCGGTGTCCGGGCTGCAGTGGGCCCTGGACTCCTACACGCTGGTGCTGAGCAGTCTGCTGATGCTCTCCGGCTCCACCGGTGACCGGATCGGCCGGCGCCGCACCTTCCAGACCGGCCTGGCGATCTTCGTGCTCGCCTCACTGCTGTGCAGCCTGGCCCCGAACCTGGGCTGGCTCATCGCCTTCCGCATGCTGCAGGGCGTCGGCGCCTCGATGCTCAACCCGGTGGCGCTGTCGATCGTCACCAACACCTTCCCCGACCGCCAGGAACGGGCCCGGGCCATCGGGGTCTGGAGTGCGGTGGTGGGGGTCAGCATCGCGCTCGGCCCGATCCTCGGCGGTTTCCTCGTCGAAACCGTGGGCTGGCGCTGGATCTTCATCATCAACATTCCGATCGGCCTGCTCGCGATCGGGCTGACCGCGCTGTTCGTGCCCGAGTCGAAGGCGGCCCGGGCCCGGCGGATCGACCCGGTCGGTCAGCTGCTCGTGGTGCTCACCCTGGCCACCCTGGTCTACGCGATCATCGAGGTGCCGCACCGGGGCTGGAGCTCGCCCCTGGTGGTGGGACTGCTGGTGGTCGCGGCGGTGTCCGCGGTGAGCCTGGTGCTCTACGAGAAGCGGCGTGCCGAGCCCCTTCTCGACGTACGGTTCTTCCGCAGTGCGCAGTTCTCGGGCGCCACCCTGATCGCCGTCTGTGCGTTCGCGGCGTTCTCCGGCTGCCTCTTCGTCAACACCCTCTACCTGCAGAACGATCTGGACCTGACCCCGTTCCGGGCCGGGCTGTACCTGCTGCCGATGGCCGTCGTGGTGATGGTGCTGGCGCCGATCTCCGGGCGGATGGTGGCCAGTTACGGCACCCGCCCGTCCCTGGTGCTCGGTGGCCTGGGCATGACGGCCGGCACGCTCACGCTGACCTTCGTCGACCCCTCGCAGTCGCTGGCCGTGCTCTTCCTGGCCTACGGCCTCTTCGGGGTCGGCTTCGGCATGCTGAACGCGCCGATCACCGCCACCGCGGTCTCCGGCATGCCGCCCTCGCAGGCCGGGCTGGCCGCGGCGGTCACCTCGACGAGCCGGCAGGTCGGCACGGCGATCGGTGTCGCGGTGGTCGGGTCGGTCTACACCGCCCGACTCGGGTCGGTTCCGGACGCGGTCTCACGGGTGGACGCGGCCCACGCCGGTTTCTGGGTGGTCGCCGGCTGTGCGGCGCTCGCCCTGGTGGTCGGCTGGGGGTCGTCCGGGGCCTGGGCCCGGCGCAGCGCCGAGCGGGCTGCGGCCCGCCTGACGACGGACCTTTCGCCTCCGGTTCCGCCGGTCACCGACCGCCCGGACGGCGCTACGGCCCCCGCGGTGCGTTGA
- a CDS encoding YebC/PmpR family DNA-binding transcriptional regulator has protein sequence MSGHSKWATTKHKKAVIDAKRGKMFAKLIKNIEVAARTGGGDPAGNPTLYDAIQKAKKSSVPNNNIDNAVKRGSGAEGGGADYQTIMYEGYGPNGVALLIECLSDNRNRAAMEVRTAMTRNNGAMADPGSVAYLFNRKGVVVVPKSAGLTEDDVLGAVLEAGAEEVNDQGEIFEVVSEATDLVAVRTALVDASIDYDSAEAQFVPTMNVPLDEDGARKVFKLIDALEDSDDVQNVYANFDVSDEVMELVNAE, from the coding sequence ATGTCCGGCCATTCCAAGTGGGCCACCACCAAGCACAAAAAAGCCGTCATCGACGCCAAGCGTGGCAAGATGTTCGCCAAGTTGATCAAGAACATCGAGGTCGCGGCCCGCACGGGCGGCGGTGACCCGGCCGGCAACCCGACGCTCTACGACGCCATCCAGAAGGCGAAGAAGTCGTCGGTGCCGAACAACAACATCGACAACGCCGTCAAGCGCGGGTCCGGGGCCGAGGGCGGCGGGGCCGACTACCAGACGATCATGTACGAGGGGTACGGCCCCAACGGCGTGGCCCTGCTGATCGAGTGCCTGTCGGACAACCGCAACCGGGCCGCCATGGAGGTCCGCACCGCGATGACCAGGAACAACGGCGCGATGGCCGACCCGGGCAGCGTGGCGTACCTGTTCAACCGCAAGGGCGTCGTCGTGGTGCCGAAGTCCGCCGGCCTGACCGAGGATGACGTGCTCGGTGCGGTGCTCGAGGCCGGGGCCGAAGAGGTCAACGACCAGGGCGAGATCTTCGAGGTGGTCAGTGAGGCCACCGACCTGGTCGCCGTGCGCACGGCCCTGGTGGATGCCTCGATCGACTACGACTCGGCCGAGGCCCAGTTCGTGCCGACGATGAACGTCCCCCTCGACGAGGACGGCGCGCGCAAGGTGTTCAAGCTGATCGACGCCCTCGAGGACAGCGACGACGTGCAGAACGTCTACGCCAACTTCGACGTGTCCGACGAAGTGATGGAACTCGTCAACGCCGAGTGA
- the ruvC gene encoding crossover junction endodeoxyribonuclease RuvC, whose amino-acid sequence MRVLGVDPGLTRCGLGVVDGLPGRRVQMVAVDVIRTPAGSDLGARLLGISDAVEGWMDQVRPDVVAVERVFSQNNVSTVMGTAQAAGVTALAAARRGIPVVMHTPSEVKAAVTGSGRADKAQVTAMVQRILQLAEAPRPADAADALALAICHLWRDGTAAVMPVRGPNASKGGATAAQQAWVAAIEASKKSRR is encoded by the coding sequence ATGCGTGTTCTCGGAGTCGACCCCGGCCTGACCCGGTGCGGGCTGGGTGTGGTCGACGGCCTGCCCGGGCGCCGCGTGCAGATGGTGGCCGTCGACGTGATCCGGACACCCGCGGGCAGTGATCTGGGGGCCCGGCTGCTGGGTATCAGCGACGCCGTCGAGGGCTGGATGGACCAGGTCCGCCCCGACGTGGTCGCGGTGGAGCGGGTCTTCAGCCAGAACAACGTGTCCACGGTGATGGGCACCGCGCAGGCCGCGGGGGTCACGGCGCTCGCCGCGGCCCGCCGGGGCATCCCCGTGGTCATGCACACACCGAGTGAGGTGAAGGCCGCCGTCACCGGATCCGGCCGGGCCGACAAGGCCCAGGTCACGGCCATGGTGCAGCGCATCCTCCAGCTCGCCGAGGCGCCCCGGCCGGCCGACGCCGCCGACGCCCTGGCCCTGGCCATCTGTCACCTGTGGCGCGACGGCACCGCGGCGGTGATGCCGGTGCGGGGGCCGAACGCCTCGAAGGGCGGGGCGACCGCGGCCCAGCAGGCCTGGGTGGCGGCGATCGAGGCGTCCAAGAAGTCCCGGCGCTGA
- the ruvA gene encoding Holliday junction branch migration protein RuvA yields MIASVRGRVAAVRLDSVVIEVGGVGLLLQATPGTLAELRPGQETELATSLVVREDSLTLFGFGTTDERDVFETVQTVSGIGTRLALAMLAVHTPEGLRLAVAQQDLTALTKVPGIGRKGAQRIVLELTDRLGAPSGGATVAAAKPADTGGWRDQVLDALTGLGWPAKAASDAVDKVVGAPDSPVALDENGAPPDMAQVLRAALRQLGRTG; encoded by the coding sequence GTGATTGCGTCGGTGCGTGGGCGGGTGGCGGCCGTCCGGCTGGACTCGGTGGTGATCGAGGTCGGTGGGGTCGGGCTGCTGCTGCAGGCCACCCCGGGCACGCTGGCCGAGTTGCGGCCCGGGCAGGAGACCGAACTGGCCACCAGCCTGGTGGTGCGGGAAGACTCGCTGACCCTCTTCGGTTTCGGCACGACCGACGAGCGCGACGTGTTCGAGACGGTGCAGACGGTCTCGGGTATCGGCACCCGGCTGGCCCTGGCCATGCTGGCCGTGCACACGCCCGAGGGCCTGCGCCTCGCCGTCGCCCAGCAAGACCTCACTGCTCTCACCAAGGTGCCGGGCATCGGCCGCAAGGGCGCCCAGCGCATCGTGCTGGAGCTGACCGACCGGCTGGGTGCGCCCAGCGGGGGAGCGACCGTGGCCGCCGCGAAACCCGCCGATACGGGCGGCTGGCGCGACCAGGTGCTCGACGCGCTGACGGGTCTGGGCTGGCCGGCCAAGGCGGCGTCCGACGCCGTGGACAAGGTGGTCGGCGCGCCCGACTCACCCGTGGCGCTCGACGAGAACGGCGCCCCGCCCGACATGGCCCAGGTGCTGCGGGCCGCCCTGCGCCAGCTCGGGCGCACGGGCTGA
- the ruvB gene encoding Holliday junction branch migration DNA helicase RuvB has translation MELLASVAGVDDRLVEGALRPQMLADFVGQQVVREQLSLVLDAAKARGTTPDHVLLSGPPGLGKTTLAMIVAHELNASLRITSGPAIQHAGDLAAVLSSLSEGEVLFVDEIHRVARPAEEMLYVAMEDFRVDVVVGKGPGATAIPLDLPPFTLVGATTRAGMLPGPLRDRFGFTGHLDFYSPGELELVLRRSAELIGVELSADAAVEIAGRSRGTPRIANRLLRRVRDWAQVRGDGRLDLAAARAALQVYAVDERGLDRLDRSVLEALCRRFGGGPVGLSTLAVAVGEEAETVETMSEPFLVREGLLGRTPRGRIATPATWEHLGLTAPAGFAWAGAGTGGGTLTSRSGTVQETLPDPAPETQSDPRSGTDT, from the coding sequence ATGGAGCTCCTCGCCTCGGTTGCCGGGGTGGACGACCGGCTGGTCGAGGGTGCGCTGCGCCCGCAGATGCTCGCCGACTTCGTCGGTCAGCAGGTGGTGCGCGAACAGCTGAGTCTGGTGCTCGACGCCGCCAAGGCCCGTGGCACAACACCCGACCACGTACTGCTCTCCGGGCCTCCCGGCCTGGGCAAGACCACGCTGGCGATGATTGTCGCGCACGAGCTGAACGCCTCGCTGCGCATCACCAGCGGCCCGGCCATCCAGCACGCCGGTGACCTGGCCGCGGTGCTGTCCTCGCTGAGTGAGGGCGAGGTGCTGTTCGTCGACGAGATCCACCGCGTGGCCCGGCCGGCCGAGGAGATGCTCTACGTCGCGATGGAAGACTTCCGGGTCGACGTCGTCGTCGGCAAGGGGCCCGGTGCCACCGCGATCCCGCTCGACCTGCCGCCCTTCACCCTGGTCGGCGCCACCACCCGGGCCGGCATGCTGCCCGGCCCGCTGCGCGACCGGTTCGGCTTCACGGGGCACCTCGACTTCTACTCGCCCGGCGAACTGGAGCTGGTGCTGCGCCGTTCCGCGGAACTGATCGGCGTCGAGCTGAGTGCCGACGCCGCGGTCGAGATCGCCGGTCGGTCCCGGGGCACACCGCGGATCGCCAACCGTCTGCTGCGCCGGGTGCGCGACTGGGCGCAGGTCCGGGGTGACGGGCGGCTCGACCTCGCCGCCGCCCGCGCCGCGCTGCAGGTCTACGCCGTGGACGAGCGCGGCCTCGACCGGCTCGACCGCTCGGTGCTCGAGGCACTGTGCCGGCGCTTCGGCGGCGGGCCGGTCGGCCTGTCCACGCTGGCTGTCGCGGTGGGGGAGGAGGCGGAGACGGTGGAGACCATGTCCGAGCCCTTCCTGGTGCGAGAGGGCCTGCTGGGGCGAACGCCCCGGGGGCGCATCGCCACTCCCGCCACCTGGGAACACCTCGGCCTCACCGCACCCGCCGGGTTTGCCTGGGCCGGTGCGGGTACCGGCGGCGGTACGCTCACCAGCCGCTCGGGCACGGTGCAGGAAACCCTTCCGGATCCTGCTCCTGAGACCCAGTCCGACCCCCGTTCCGGTACCGACACGTGA
- the yajC gene encoding preprotein translocase subunit YajC: MELIILAVPLLLLWLMVSRGRKQQRELVAQQESVTPGTRIMTTSGLFAEVVEVDADAVVLEIAPGVRTRWSKRAIGQIVTAADTAGGAQDSTDGESTDGENTPEDTSADSHSTITGTTDRTGADRDGIRSEAGYAPPPNSDVTDGSTGTDGR; this comes from the coding sequence GTGGAACTGATCATCCTGGCGGTTCCCCTGCTCCTGCTCTGGCTGATGGTGAGCCGTGGGCGCAAGCAGCAGCGTGAGCTGGTGGCCCAGCAGGAGTCGGTCACGCCCGGCACCCGGATCATGACCACGTCCGGCCTCTTCGCCGAGGTCGTCGAGGTCGATGCGGACGCAGTGGTTCTCGAGATCGCCCCGGGTGTGCGCACGCGCTGGAGCAAGCGCGCGATCGGGCAGATCGTCACGGCGGCCGACACCGCCGGCGGTGCGCAGGACAGCACCGATGGGGAGAGCACCGACGGGGAGAACACTCCCGAGGACACCTCCGCCGACAGCCACAGCACTATCACCGGCACCACTGATCGCACCGGTGCTGATCGTGACGGCATCCGTTCCGAGGCCGGCTACGCGCCGCCTCCGAACTCCGATGTCACCGACGGCAGCACCGGAACCGACGGCCGATAG
- the secD gene encoding protein translocase subunit SecD: MARSSNASRPGRALLFMVAILAVVYAVVGIRTVTSNGGWTPSLALDLEGGTEIILEPRPLNGQNITPTTEQLNEAVNVIRQRVNGSGVSEAEVTTQSGKNIVVSLPGNPDQATRDLVKQSAQMNFRPVLYTAAAAGATSTATPTPTASGGATSSASPTASAKASTKATSKADASATATEKADTSDENNRVVPKALKAETTPSGSATTAPSATSSAKSAATASADPTADATATTDADAAAEAAAAAASAAADGTPSDLAQITTELQEQFTAETCADLPKLQSQVADPKKAIVTCDSDGTTKFILGPVEVPGSDIKTATAGMGSNGQGFSTGEWVVNLEFKSAGAKKFGDVTKRLIQLTGAQNQFAIVLDELVISAPTTNAAITDGQAQISGSFTQESSQLLAQQLKFGSLPVSFQVQTENQISALLGGEQLQRGLLAGLIGLILVVLYSLLQYRALGLVTIFSLGIAGALTYGLVVLLGETQGYRLSLAGVTGLIVAIGITADSFIVYFERVRDEVREGRPLTSAVEAGWDRAKRTILASDTVNLLAAIVLYLVAVGGVRGFAFTLGLTTLIDVVIVFLFTKPAVTMLARLKFFDGGHAMSGFSARQLGRPSAYAGRGRVRPATETPSEGGSIAARRAAAARAGTEPGDPGGNPTPDSQDSVTTSGTGRNS; this comes from the coding sequence GTGGCACGATCCAGCAACGCCTCCCGACCAGGTCGGGCACTGCTGTTCATGGTCGCCATCCTGGCCGTCGTGTACGCAGTGGTCGGCATCCGGACGGTGACGTCGAACGGCGGATGGACCCCGTCCCTCGCCCTCGACCTCGAGGGCGGCACCGAGATCATTCTCGAGCCGCGGCCCCTCAATGGCCAGAACATCACGCCGACCACCGAGCAGCTGAACGAGGCCGTGAACGTGATCCGGCAGCGGGTCAACGGCTCCGGTGTCTCCGAGGCCGAGGTCACCACCCAGAGCGGCAAGAACATCGTGGTGTCGCTGCCCGGTAACCCTGACCAGGCCACCCGTGACCTGGTCAAGCAGTCGGCCCAGATGAACTTCCGGCCGGTGCTCTACACGGCCGCGGCGGCCGGTGCCACGAGCACCGCCACGCCGACGCCGACCGCCAGTGGTGGTGCGACCTCCAGCGCGTCGCCCACGGCCAGCGCGAAGGCGAGCACCAAGGCCACCTCCAAGGCCGATGCCAGCGCCACGGCCACGGAGAAGGCCGACACCTCGGACGAGAACAACCGGGTCGTGCCGAAGGCGCTGAAGGCCGAGACGACACCCAGCGGCTCCGCGACCACCGCGCCGAGCGCGACCTCGTCCGCGAAGTCCGCCGCCACGGCCTCGGCCGATCCCACGGCCGACGCCACCGCGACCACCGACGCGGACGCGGCGGCCGAGGCGGCTGCGGCGGCCGCTTCCGCGGCGGCCGACGGCACCCCGTCCGACCTGGCGCAGATCACCACCGAGCTGCAGGAGCAGTTCACGGCGGAGACCTGTGCCGACCTGCCGAAGCTGCAGAGCCAGGTGGCCGACCCGAAGAAGGCGATCGTCACCTGCGACAGCGACGGGACGACCAAGTTCATCCTCGGCCCGGTCGAGGTTCCTGGTTCCGACATCAAGACCGCCACCGCGGGCATGGGGTCGAACGGCCAGGGCTTCTCCACCGGTGAGTGGGTCGTGAACCTGGAGTTCAAGTCCGCCGGCGCGAAGAAGTTCGGCGACGTCACCAAGCGGCTGATCCAGCTGACCGGTGCGCAGAACCAGTTCGCGATCGTGCTCGACGAGCTGGTCATCTCCGCGCCGACCACCAACGCCGCCATCACCGACGGCCAGGCGCAGATCTCCGGCAGCTTCACCCAGGAGTCCTCGCAGCTCCTGGCCCAGCAGCTGAAGTTCGGCTCGCTGCCGGTGTCGTTCCAGGTGCAGACCGAGAACCAGATCTCCGCGCTGCTCGGTGGTGAGCAGCTCCAGCGGGGTCTGCTGGCCGGCCTGATCGGCCTGATCCTGGTGGTGCTCTACTCGCTGCTGCAGTACCGGGCCCTGGGCCTGGTGACCATCTTCAGCCTGGGTATCGCCGGTGCGCTCACCTACGGGCTGGTCGTGCTGCTGGGCGAGACCCAGGGTTACCGCCTGAGTCTCGCCGGGGTGACCGGTCTGATCGTGGCCATCGGCATCACCGCCGACTCGTTCATCGTGTACTTCGAGCGGGTCCGCGACGAGGTGCGGGAGGGCCGGCCCCTGACGTCTGCCGTCGAGGCGGGCTGGGACCGGGCCAAGCGCACCATCCTGGCCTCCGACACGGTCAACCTCCTCGCCGCGATCGTGCTCTACCTGGTCGCCGTCGGCGGTGTCCGTGGGTTCGCGTTCACCCTCGGTCTGACCACCCTGATCGACGTCGTCATCGTGTTCCTGTTCACCAAGCCCGCGGTGACGATGCTGGCCCGGCTGAAGTTCTTCGACGGCGGCCACGCGATGTCCGGCTTCAGTGCCCGGCAGCTCGGGCGCCCGAGCGCCTACGCCGGTCGCGGCCGGGTCCGCCCGGCCACCGAGACCCCCTCCGAGGGCGGCAGCATCGCCGCCCGCCGGGCCGCCGCTGCGCGTGCCGGTACCGAGCCCGGTGACCCGGGTGGGAACCCCACGCCGGACTCGCAGGACTCGGTCACCACGTCGGGCACGGGGAGGAACTCCTGA
- the secF gene encoding protein translocase subunit SecF: MFSFATFGNDLHSGKRSFAFIGHRRFWYGIAIAMTVASILALAFIRLNPGIEFRGGSEFQLSKVADTDTIKASDAVASVVPGTEARVTVIGNSGIRVQTETLSDAQTTKVREALGKAYQVADRNITSSFVGASWGSDVTKKAVQGLLIFIVLVGIIIAIYFRTWKMSVAALVALLHDLIITAGLYSLTGFEVTPASVIGFLTILGYSLYDTVVVFDKVRENTDRITLSTKRTYEEAANLAVNQTLVRSINTSVVALLPVASILFIGAFVLGAGTLKDISLALFIGIAAGTYSSIFVATPLLVDLRRREPEIVAHTRKVLKRRADLAAGSPAEPEFGSHEGDDGEPATVGAGVGPDTAAPSRRGPAVRRETSGQRAQPKRGRRK, translated from the coding sequence ATGTTCAGCTTCGCTACCTTCGGTAACGACCTTCACTCCGGCAAGCGGTCCTTCGCCTTCATCGGGCACCGCCGCTTCTGGTACGGCATCGCGATCGCCATGACGGTGGCCTCGATCCTGGCCCTCGCGTTCATCCGGCTGAACCCCGGCATCGAGTTCCGCGGCGGTTCCGAGTTCCAGCTGTCCAAGGTCGCCGACACCGACACGATCAAGGCGTCCGACGCGGTCGCCTCCGTGGTGCCCGGCACCGAGGCCCGCGTCACGGTCATCGGCAACAGCGGCATCCGGGTGCAGACCGAGACGCTGAGCGACGCCCAGACCACCAAGGTCCGGGAGGCGCTGGGCAAGGCCTACCAGGTGGCAGACCGCAACATCACGTCCAGCTTCGTGGGTGCCAGCTGGGGATCCGACGTCACGAAGAAGGCCGTTCAGGGTCTGCTCATCTTCATCGTGCTGGTCGGCATCATCATCGCCATCTACTTCCGGACCTGGAAGATGTCGGTGGCCGCACTGGTGGCCCTGCTGCACGACCTGATCATCACGGCCGGCCTCTACTCGCTCACCGGGTTCGAGGTCACCCCGGCGTCCGTCATCGGGTTCCTCACCATCCTCGGTTACTCGCTCTACGACACCGTGGTGGTGTTCGACAAGGTCCGCGAGAACACCGACCGCATCACGCTGTCCACGAAGCGCACCTACGAGGAGGCCGCCAACCTGGCGGTCAACCAGACGCTGGTGCGCTCGATCAACACCTCGGTGGTGGCTCTGCTGCCGGTGGCGTCGATCCTGTTCATCGGTGCGTTCGTGCTCGGCGCGGGCACGCTGAAAGACATCTCGCTGGCACTGTTCATCGGTATCGCGGCCGGCACCTACTCGTCGATCTTCGTGGCCACACCGCTGCTGGTCGACCTGCGCCGCCGGGAGCCGGAGATCGTGGCGCACACCCGCAAGGTGCTCAAGCGCCGGGCCGATCTCGCTGCCGGTTCCCCCGCGGAGCCCGAGTTCGGTAGCCACGAGGGGGATGACGGCGAGCCGGCCACGGTCGGCGCGGGCGTCGGCCCCGACACCGCGGCACCCTCGCGGCGCGGTCCGGCCGTCCGGCGGGAGACGTCCGGTCAGCGGGCCCAGCCGAAGCGGGGCCGGCGGAAGTGA